In Zonotrichia leucophrys gambelii isolate GWCS_2022_RI chromosome 8, RI_Zleu_2.0, whole genome shotgun sequence, one genomic interval encodes:
- the TUT4 gene encoding terminal uridylyltransferase 4 isoform X2, with protein MEEAKSSKNGNHDPRKSVRLVCEEGKTVKVTINQNYKYNRNDKSVKDVGRSSPSGNSSRKSKQNDVCSEKQGENKSCKVNSCIPGTKDLGSSVQDRSHGKGKKFSNLSSAMENLKQPKSQPVGENAPGSHVSGNGVSMESLAAPQKGKLVLENPVGVHTLKTGVDQAGDPGKTAADQRKMEHKPDDFSKIKNSESTKEHALEADYLENTGVIDESNLTVEQQLGLKQAEERLERDYISRLEKRSPEYTNCQYLCKLCLVHIENIQGAHKHIKEKRHKKNIMEKQEENELRALPPPSPAQLAALSFTLIQAANEQGISDEDFRVRQEIVNEMEKIIQQPLPDCSLRMYGSCLTRFAFKTSDVNIDIKFPPKMSQPDVLIQVLEILKNSAVYSDVESDFHAKVPVVFCKDVKSGLTCKVSARNDVACLTTDLLAALGKLEPVLIPLVLAFRYWARLCHIDCQAEGGIPSYSFALMVIFFLQQRKPRILPSYLGNWIEGFDSKRPDDHQLKGVEDEEFVRWEYKPPTNGAAKNSVGAESKAKVEQQKGGGKKATSSEVDNQSNAKEKHGISLLAFKTPHQVSLGQLWLELLKFYTLEFALEEYVISIRVQELLTRENKNWPKRRIAIEDPFALKRNVARSLNSQMVFEYILERFRTAYKYFACPQSKDGIKSKPDTKKKEKGKMNNKKSTRSEEPVANCCLPQGENVVDKEVTESGCDIAENEVECNTVVEAVAKRCTSQNMDPLLLSTLDSSYDEDKEEALPLISNECCELKEKSPKERDDLEISVCLTEEELSHHCNCSAHQPDDTNSSNEFSDAESRQSLVLESSPKCTGTPATSASCKAVLETQDLKEEGRLSTEEMHYVFDKFIFTSGKPPTIVCSICKRDGHSKNDCPEDFKKIDLKPLPPMTDRFREILDIVCKRCFDELSPPLSEQQNREQILASLERFIRKEYNDKARLCLFGSSKNGFGFRDSDLDICMTLEGHENAEKLNCKEIIEGLAKVLKKHPGLRNILPITTAKVPIVKFEHRRSGLEGDISLYNTLAQHNTRMLATYAAIDPRVQYLGYTMKVFAKRCDIGDASRGSLSSYAYILMVLYFLQQRNPPVIPVLQEIFDGKQIPQRMVDGWNAFFFDDMEELKKRLPSLGKNTESLGELWLGLLRFYTEEFDFKEYVISIRQKKLLTTFEKQWTSKCIAIEDPFDLNHNLGAGVSRKMTNFIMKAFINGRKLFGTPFYPAVGREAEYFFDSKVLTDGELAPNDRCCRVCGKIGHYMKDCPKRRRLKKKENEKDDEKEVKEDDRETREKRCFICGDVGHVRRDCPEFKQTRQRNNSVPGTQLVRSMVNSQLVAVGQQQVERPLRTRQSSECSDSHQSSYSPQPQQFPQNSSQPASINQTQPQSISQSKHVPQPQQGAQPAHQVQLPLFNFPQSPPGQYSTLHNLGLLQMHHHHQIQLPNTSWPIHGPVIHSAPGNPPHSTNVPFSMRSGSSSTTNNQSSVSLNDPSIIFAQPAARPMGIPSTSHEGHWHNPVTPNSLVNNGTVGNSDQGFQGQFGKMNPPSVPWDHGTPTHFPLLRGAWPYNMPQNYMQQGNASYPPNKPFYPQAGPLMQNNQRFSLLSQGHPHLNLNYIQQKK; from the exons ATGGAAGAGGCCAAGAGCTCAAAGAATGGAAATCATGACCCAAGGAAGTCTGTCCGTCTTGTCTGTGAGGAAGGCAAAACAGTCAAAGTTACAATTAatcaaaattataaatataatagaaATGACAAATCTGTGAAGGATGTCGGGAGAAGTTCTCCAAGTGGGAATAGCAGcagaaaaagtaaacaaaatgatgtttgttctgaaaaacaaggagaaaataaatcatgCAAAGTAAATAGTTGTATTCCTGGAACTAAAGATTTGGGATCAAGTGTTCAGGATCGAAgtcatggaaaaggaaaaaaattttctaatttatCATCAGCAATGGAAAACCTGAAACAGCCAAAATCCCAACCAGTGGGGGAAAACGCTCCAGGCTCCCATGTTTCAGGGAATGGGGTCAGTATGGAAAGCTTAGCAGCTCCTCAGAAAGGGAAACTGGTGCTGGAAAATCCAGTGGGAGTTCATACTTTGAAGACTGGTGTTGATCAGGCTGGTGATCCTGGTAAGACTGCTGCAGATCAAAGGAAAATGGAGCATAAGCCTGATGACTTCA GTAAAATAAAGAATTCTGAATCAACAAAAGAACATGCATTGGAAGCGGATTATTTAGAAAACACTGGTGTTATTGATGAATCTAATCTGACAGTTGAACAGCAACTAGGATTGAAACAAGCTGAAGAACGTCTGGAAAGAGATTATATCTCCCGACTTGAAAAA CGCTCCCCAGAATACACCAACTGTCAGTATCTATGCAAGCTCTGCTTAGTCCACATTGAAAATATCCAGGGAGCCCACAAGCATATTAAGGAAAAACGtcataagaaaaatataatg GAGAAGCAAGAGGAGAACGAGCtgcgggcgctgccgccgccctcGCCTGCACAGCTGGCGGCTCTGAGCTTCACTCTCATCCAGGCAGCCAACGAACAGGGCATCTCGGATGAGGACTTCAGAGTTCGGCAGGAGATTGTAAATGAGATGGAGAAAATTATTCAGCAGCCCTTACCAG aCTGTTCCCTGAGGATGTATGGCTCCTGCTTAACTAGATTTGCTTTTAAGACCAGTGATGTTAACATTGATATCAAATTCCCCCCTAAG ATGAGTCAACCAGATGTTCTGATCCAGGTGCTTGAGATCTTGAAGAACAGTG CTGTCTACTCAGATGTGGAGTCGGATTTCCATGCCAAAGTTCCTGTTGTCTTTTGCAAAGATGTTAAAAG TGGTTTGACATGCAAAGTGAGTGCTAGGAATGACGTGGCTTGCCTTACAACTGACCTGCTGGCTGCACTTGGTAAACTGGAGCCTGTCCTGATCCCCTTGGTTTTGGCTTTCCGCTACTGGGCCAGA CTCTGTCACATTGACTGTCAGGCTGAAGGTGGAATTCCCTCCTATTCCTTTGCCTTAATggtgatattttttcttcaacaaAGAAAACCGCGTATTTTACCGTCCTATTTGGGCAATTGG ATTGAAGGCTTTGATTCAAAGAGGCCAGATGACCACCAGCTGAAAGGGGTGGAAGATGAAGAATTTGTAAGGTGGGAGTACAAACCACCCACAAATGGTGCAGCAAAAAACTCTGTTGGAGCAGAAAGCAAAGCTAAAGTTGAACAACAAAAAGGTGGTGGCAAGAAGGCAACGAGCTCAGAAGTGGACAACCAAAGCAATGCGAAAGAGAAACATGGAATT TCTCTCTTAGCATTCAAAACCCCTCACCAAGTTTCACTGGGGCAACTGTGGTTGGAACTTTTGAAGTTTTACACACTGGAGTTTGCTTTGGAGGAATATGTCATCAGCATACGGGTACAAGAGCTCTTAACCAGAGAGAATAAAAACTGGCCCAAGAGGCGAATAGCCATTGAAG atCCTTTTGCACTAAAGAGGAATGTTGCACGAAGTCTAAATAGCCAGATGGTATTTGAGTACATCCTGGAGCGATTTAGGACAgcatataaatattttgcatgCCCACAAAGTAAAGATGGGATTAAATCCAAGCCAGATaccaagaaaaaagaaaaagggaaaatgaataATAAGAAATCCACAAGATCTGAAGAGCCTGTAGCAAACTGTTGCCTTCCACAAGGGGAAAATGTTGTAGATAAAGAAGTTACAGAAAGTGGATGTGACATAGCAGAGAATGAAGTTGAATGTAATACAGTGGTAGAAGCTGTAGCCAAAAGATGTACTTCCCAGAACATGGACCCTTTGCTACTTTCAACATTGGACTCTAGCTATGATGAAGACAAAGAAGAAGCTTTACCCCTTATTTCCAATGAATGCTgtgaattaaaggaaaaatcacCTAAAGAGAGAGATGATTTAGAAATTTCAGTGTGTCTAACTGAGGAGGAGCTCAGCCACCACTGTAACTGCAGTGCACATCAGCCTGATGACACAAATTCCAGTAATGAGTTTTCTGATGCTGAAAGCAGGCAGAGTTTGGTACTGGAGTCGTCTCCAAAGTGCACTGGCACCCCAGCTACCTCGGCCAGCTGCAAAGCAGTGCTGGAAACCCAGGATCTCAAAGAGGAAGGCAGACTCTCAACAGAAGAAATGCATTATGTGTTTGATaagtttatttttacttcaggAAAG cCACCAACTATAGTATGCAGCATCTGCAAACGGGATGGACATTCCAAAAATGATTGCCCAGAGGATTTCAAGAAAATTGATCTGAAACCACTACCACCAATGACAGACAGATTTCGGGAAATACTTGACATAGTGTGTAAAAGATGTTTTG ATGAATTATCCCCTCCTTTATCTGAGCAACAAAACAGAGAACAAATCCTGGCAAGTTTGGAGAGATTTATTCGAAAAGAGTATAATG ACAAAGCTAGGCTTTGCTTATTTGGCTCCTCAAAAAATGGATTTGGGTTTCGGGACAGTGATCTAGATATCTGCATGACATTGGAAGGTCATGAAAATGCAGAG AAATTAAACTGTAAAGAAATAATAGAAGGTTTGGCAAAAGTTCTTAAGAAGCATCCAG GTTTGAGGAACATCTTGCCTATAACTACAGCCAAAGTGCCTATAGTAAAGTTTGAGCACAGGCGGAGTGGCTTGGAAGGAGATATCAGTTTGTACAATACACTG gCACAGCATAACACAAGGATGCTGGCTACCTACGCAGCTATTGATCCTAGGGTGCAATATCTGGGCTACACAATGAAAGTTTTTGCAAAG cgCTGCGATATTGGTGATGCATCCCGTGGTAGTCTGTCTTCGTATGCCTATATTCTTATGGTTTTGTActttctgcagcagagaaatccACCAGTTATTCCAGTTCTTCAGGAG ATATTTGATGGCAAACAGATTCCACAAAGaatggtggatggatggaatgcctttttctttgatgaCATGGAAGAATTG AAGAAGCGtctcccttccctggggaagaACACTGAGTCTCTTGGGGAgctctggctggggctgctgaggttCTACACGGAGGAGTTTGACTTCAAGGAATACGTGATCAGCATCCGGCAGAAGAAGCTGTTGACCACCTTTGAGAAGCAGTGGACCTCCAAGTGTATTGCCATTGAAG ATCCTTTTGACTTGAATCATAATCTGGGTGCTGGAGTGTCTAGGAAAA TGACCAATTTCATAATGAAGGCATTTATCAATGGGAGAAAGTTATTTGGTACCCCATTCTACCCAGCTGTTGGAAGAGAAGCT GAATACTTTTTTGACTCAAAAGTATTGACAGATGGGGAATTGGCACCCAATGACAGATGTTGTCGTGTCTGTGGAAAAATTGGTCACTACATGAAAGACTGTCCAAAGAGGAGGAG gttgaagaaaaaggagaatgaGAAAGATGATGAAAAAGAGGTGAAAGAAGATGACAGAGAAACAAGAGAGAAAAGGTGTTTCATCTGTGGGGATGTGGGTCATGTTAGGAGAGATTGTCCTGAATTCAAACAAACCCGTCAGAGAAATAATAGTGTGCCAG GCACGCAGCTGGTGCGGAGCATGGTGAATTCCCAGCTGGTGGCTGtgggccagcagcaggtggAGCGACCCCTGCGCACCAGGCAGTCATCAGAATGT tctGATTCGCATCAGTCATCTTACTCTCCACAACCTCAGcaattcccacagaattcctCTCAGCCAGCCTCCATTAACCAGACTCAGCCACAATCAATATCCCAGTCTAAGCACGTtcctcagccacagcagggtGCACAGCCAGCCCATCAGGTCCAGCTGCCTTTGTTTAACTTTCCCCAATCTCCCCCAGGTCAGTATTCCACCTTGCATAACCTGGGACTACTTCAGATGCACCATCACCACCAAATTCAGCTTCCCAACACTTCTTGGCCTATTCATGGGCCTGTTATTCACTCTGCACCGGGTAACCCTCCTCATTCTACAAATGTTCCATTTTCTATGAgatctggcagcagcagcaccacaaatAACCAGAGCAGTGTAAGCTTGAATGATCCCAGTATCATCTTTGCACAGCCTGCTGCCAGGCCCATGGGAATCCCCAGCACTTCTCATGAGGGACACTGGCACAATCCTGTGACTCCAAACTCACTGGTGAACAATGGCACTGTGGGGAATTCAG
- the TUT4 gene encoding terminal uridylyltransferase 4 isoform X1, whose translation MEEAKSSKNGNHDPRKSVRLVCEEGKTVKVTINQNYKYNRNDKSVKDVGRSSPSGNSSRKSKQNDVCSEKQGENKSCKVNSCIPGTKDLGSSVQDRSHGKGKKFSNLSSAMENLKQPKSQPVGENAPGSHVSGNGVSMESLAAPQKGKLVLENPVGVHTLKTGVDQAGDPGKTAADQRKMEHKPDDFSKIKNSESTKEHALEADYLENTGVIDESNLTVEQQLGLKQAEERLERDYISRLEKRSPEYTNCQYLCKLCLVHIENIQGAHKHIKEKRHKKNIMEKQEENELRALPPPSPAQLAALSFTLIQAANEQGISDEDFRVRQEIVNEMEKIIQQPLPDCSLRMYGSCLTRFAFKTSDVNIDIKFPPKMSQPDVLIQVLEILKNSAVYSDVESDFHAKVPVVFCKDVKSGLTCKVSARNDVACLTTDLLAALGKLEPVLIPLVLAFRYWARLCHIDCQAEGGIPSYSFALMVIFFLQQRKPRILPSYLGNWIEGFDSKRPDDHQLKGVEDEEFVRWEYKPPTNGAAKNSVGAESKAKVEQQKGGGKKATSSEVDNQSNAKEKHGISLLAFKTPHQVSLGQLWLELLKFYTLEFALEEYVISIRVQELLTRENKNWPKRRIAIEDPFALKRNVARSLNSQMVFEYILERFRTAYKYFACPQSKDGIKSKPDTKKKEKGKMNNKKSTRSEEPVANCCLPQGENVVDKEVTESGCDIAENEVECNTVVEAVAKRCTSQNMDPLLLSTLDSSYDEDKEEALPLISNECCELKEKSPKERDDLEISVCLTEEELSHHCNCSAHQPDDTNSSNEFSDAESRQSLVLESSPKCTGTPATSASCKAVLETQDLKEEGRLSTEEMHYVFDKFIFTSGKPPTIVCSICKRDGHSKNDCPEDFKKIDLKPLPPMTDRFREILDIVCKRCFDELSPPLSEQQNREQILASLERFIRKEYNDKARLCLFGSSKNGFGFRDSDLDICMTLEGHENAEKLNCKEIIEGLAKVLKKHPGLRNILPITTAKVPIVKFEHRRSGLEGDISLYNTLAQHNTRMLATYAAIDPRVQYLGYTMKVFAKRCDIGDASRGSLSSYAYILMVLYFLQQRNPPVIPVLQEIFDGKQIPQRMVDGWNAFFFDDMEELKKRLPSLGKNTESLGELWLGLLRFYTEEFDFKEYVISIRQKKLLTTFEKQWTSKCIAIEDPFDLNHNLGAGVSRKMTNFIMKAFINGRKLFGTPFYPAVGREAEYFFDSKVLTDGELAPNDRCCRVCGKIGHYMKDCPKRRRLKKKENEKDDEKEVKEDDRETREKRCFICGDVGHVRRDCPEFKQTRQRNNSVPGTQLVRSMVNSQLVAVGQQQVERPLRTRQSSECSDSHQSSYSPQPQQFPQNSSQPASINQTQPQSISQSKHVPQPQQGAQPAHQVQLPLFNFPQSPPGQYSTLHNLGLLQMHHHHQIQLPNTSWPIHGPVIHSAPGNPPHSTNVPFSMRSGSSSTTNNQSSVSLNDPSIIFAQPAARPMGIPSTSHEGHWHNPVTPNSLVNNGTVGNSDQGFQGQFGKMNPPSVPWDHGTPTHFPLLRGAWPYNMPQNYMQQGNASYPPNKPFYPQGTRTTLCINSSCSMSLYCLKGFKSQAIMEIPGNINESQSQISTSASSVDE comes from the exons ATGGAAGAGGCCAAGAGCTCAAAGAATGGAAATCATGACCCAAGGAAGTCTGTCCGTCTTGTCTGTGAGGAAGGCAAAACAGTCAAAGTTACAATTAatcaaaattataaatataatagaaATGACAAATCTGTGAAGGATGTCGGGAGAAGTTCTCCAAGTGGGAATAGCAGcagaaaaagtaaacaaaatgatgtttgttctgaaaaacaaggagaaaataaatcatgCAAAGTAAATAGTTGTATTCCTGGAACTAAAGATTTGGGATCAAGTGTTCAGGATCGAAgtcatggaaaaggaaaaaaattttctaatttatCATCAGCAATGGAAAACCTGAAACAGCCAAAATCCCAACCAGTGGGGGAAAACGCTCCAGGCTCCCATGTTTCAGGGAATGGGGTCAGTATGGAAAGCTTAGCAGCTCCTCAGAAAGGGAAACTGGTGCTGGAAAATCCAGTGGGAGTTCATACTTTGAAGACTGGTGTTGATCAGGCTGGTGATCCTGGTAAGACTGCTGCAGATCAAAGGAAAATGGAGCATAAGCCTGATGACTTCA GTAAAATAAAGAATTCTGAATCAACAAAAGAACATGCATTGGAAGCGGATTATTTAGAAAACACTGGTGTTATTGATGAATCTAATCTGACAGTTGAACAGCAACTAGGATTGAAACAAGCTGAAGAACGTCTGGAAAGAGATTATATCTCCCGACTTGAAAAA CGCTCCCCAGAATACACCAACTGTCAGTATCTATGCAAGCTCTGCTTAGTCCACATTGAAAATATCCAGGGAGCCCACAAGCATATTAAGGAAAAACGtcataagaaaaatataatg GAGAAGCAAGAGGAGAACGAGCtgcgggcgctgccgccgccctcGCCTGCACAGCTGGCGGCTCTGAGCTTCACTCTCATCCAGGCAGCCAACGAACAGGGCATCTCGGATGAGGACTTCAGAGTTCGGCAGGAGATTGTAAATGAGATGGAGAAAATTATTCAGCAGCCCTTACCAG aCTGTTCCCTGAGGATGTATGGCTCCTGCTTAACTAGATTTGCTTTTAAGACCAGTGATGTTAACATTGATATCAAATTCCCCCCTAAG ATGAGTCAACCAGATGTTCTGATCCAGGTGCTTGAGATCTTGAAGAACAGTG CTGTCTACTCAGATGTGGAGTCGGATTTCCATGCCAAAGTTCCTGTTGTCTTTTGCAAAGATGTTAAAAG TGGTTTGACATGCAAAGTGAGTGCTAGGAATGACGTGGCTTGCCTTACAACTGACCTGCTGGCTGCACTTGGTAAACTGGAGCCTGTCCTGATCCCCTTGGTTTTGGCTTTCCGCTACTGGGCCAGA CTCTGTCACATTGACTGTCAGGCTGAAGGTGGAATTCCCTCCTATTCCTTTGCCTTAATggtgatattttttcttcaacaaAGAAAACCGCGTATTTTACCGTCCTATTTGGGCAATTGG ATTGAAGGCTTTGATTCAAAGAGGCCAGATGACCACCAGCTGAAAGGGGTGGAAGATGAAGAATTTGTAAGGTGGGAGTACAAACCACCCACAAATGGTGCAGCAAAAAACTCTGTTGGAGCAGAAAGCAAAGCTAAAGTTGAACAACAAAAAGGTGGTGGCAAGAAGGCAACGAGCTCAGAAGTGGACAACCAAAGCAATGCGAAAGAGAAACATGGAATT TCTCTCTTAGCATTCAAAACCCCTCACCAAGTTTCACTGGGGCAACTGTGGTTGGAACTTTTGAAGTTTTACACACTGGAGTTTGCTTTGGAGGAATATGTCATCAGCATACGGGTACAAGAGCTCTTAACCAGAGAGAATAAAAACTGGCCCAAGAGGCGAATAGCCATTGAAG atCCTTTTGCACTAAAGAGGAATGTTGCACGAAGTCTAAATAGCCAGATGGTATTTGAGTACATCCTGGAGCGATTTAGGACAgcatataaatattttgcatgCCCACAAAGTAAAGATGGGATTAAATCCAAGCCAGATaccaagaaaaaagaaaaagggaaaatgaataATAAGAAATCCACAAGATCTGAAGAGCCTGTAGCAAACTGTTGCCTTCCACAAGGGGAAAATGTTGTAGATAAAGAAGTTACAGAAAGTGGATGTGACATAGCAGAGAATGAAGTTGAATGTAATACAGTGGTAGAAGCTGTAGCCAAAAGATGTACTTCCCAGAACATGGACCCTTTGCTACTTTCAACATTGGACTCTAGCTATGATGAAGACAAAGAAGAAGCTTTACCCCTTATTTCCAATGAATGCTgtgaattaaaggaaaaatcacCTAAAGAGAGAGATGATTTAGAAATTTCAGTGTGTCTAACTGAGGAGGAGCTCAGCCACCACTGTAACTGCAGTGCACATCAGCCTGATGACACAAATTCCAGTAATGAGTTTTCTGATGCTGAAAGCAGGCAGAGTTTGGTACTGGAGTCGTCTCCAAAGTGCACTGGCACCCCAGCTACCTCGGCCAGCTGCAAAGCAGTGCTGGAAACCCAGGATCTCAAAGAGGAAGGCAGACTCTCAACAGAAGAAATGCATTATGTGTTTGATaagtttatttttacttcaggAAAG cCACCAACTATAGTATGCAGCATCTGCAAACGGGATGGACATTCCAAAAATGATTGCCCAGAGGATTTCAAGAAAATTGATCTGAAACCACTACCACCAATGACAGACAGATTTCGGGAAATACTTGACATAGTGTGTAAAAGATGTTTTG ATGAATTATCCCCTCCTTTATCTGAGCAACAAAACAGAGAACAAATCCTGGCAAGTTTGGAGAGATTTATTCGAAAAGAGTATAATG ACAAAGCTAGGCTTTGCTTATTTGGCTCCTCAAAAAATGGATTTGGGTTTCGGGACAGTGATCTAGATATCTGCATGACATTGGAAGGTCATGAAAATGCAGAG AAATTAAACTGTAAAGAAATAATAGAAGGTTTGGCAAAAGTTCTTAAGAAGCATCCAG GTTTGAGGAACATCTTGCCTATAACTACAGCCAAAGTGCCTATAGTAAAGTTTGAGCACAGGCGGAGTGGCTTGGAAGGAGATATCAGTTTGTACAATACACTG gCACAGCATAACACAAGGATGCTGGCTACCTACGCAGCTATTGATCCTAGGGTGCAATATCTGGGCTACACAATGAAAGTTTTTGCAAAG cgCTGCGATATTGGTGATGCATCCCGTGGTAGTCTGTCTTCGTATGCCTATATTCTTATGGTTTTGTActttctgcagcagagaaatccACCAGTTATTCCAGTTCTTCAGGAG ATATTTGATGGCAAACAGATTCCACAAAGaatggtggatggatggaatgcctttttctttgatgaCATGGAAGAATTG AAGAAGCGtctcccttccctggggaagaACACTGAGTCTCTTGGGGAgctctggctggggctgctgaggttCTACACGGAGGAGTTTGACTTCAAGGAATACGTGATCAGCATCCGGCAGAAGAAGCTGTTGACCACCTTTGAGAAGCAGTGGACCTCCAAGTGTATTGCCATTGAAG ATCCTTTTGACTTGAATCATAATCTGGGTGCTGGAGTGTCTAGGAAAA TGACCAATTTCATAATGAAGGCATTTATCAATGGGAGAAAGTTATTTGGTACCCCATTCTACCCAGCTGTTGGAAGAGAAGCT GAATACTTTTTTGACTCAAAAGTATTGACAGATGGGGAATTGGCACCCAATGACAGATGTTGTCGTGTCTGTGGAAAAATTGGTCACTACATGAAAGACTGTCCAAAGAGGAGGAG gttgaagaaaaaggagaatgaGAAAGATGATGAAAAAGAGGTGAAAGAAGATGACAGAGAAACAAGAGAGAAAAGGTGTTTCATCTGTGGGGATGTGGGTCATGTTAGGAGAGATTGTCCTGAATTCAAACAAACCCGTCAGAGAAATAATAGTGTGCCAG GCACGCAGCTGGTGCGGAGCATGGTGAATTCCCAGCTGGTGGCTGtgggccagcagcaggtggAGCGACCCCTGCGCACCAGGCAGTCATCAGAATGT tctGATTCGCATCAGTCATCTTACTCTCCACAACCTCAGcaattcccacagaattcctCTCAGCCAGCCTCCATTAACCAGACTCAGCCACAATCAATATCCCAGTCTAAGCACGTtcctcagccacagcagggtGCACAGCCAGCCCATCAGGTCCAGCTGCCTTTGTTTAACTTTCCCCAATCTCCCCCAGGTCAGTATTCCACCTTGCATAACCTGGGACTACTTCAGATGCACCATCACCACCAAATTCAGCTTCCCAACACTTCTTGGCCTATTCATGGGCCTGTTATTCACTCTGCACCGGGTAACCCTCCTCATTCTACAAATGTTCCATTTTCTATGAgatctggcagcagcagcaccacaaatAACCAGAGCAGTGTAAGCTTGAATGATCCCAGTATCATCTTTGCACAGCCTGCTGCCAGGCCCATGGGAATCCCCAGCACTTCTCATGAGGGACACTGGCACAATCCTGTGACTCCAAACTCACTGGTGAACAATGGCACTGTGGGGAATTCAG